One region of Nothobranchius furzeri strain GRZ-AD chromosome 16, NfurGRZ-RIMD1, whole genome shotgun sequence genomic DNA includes:
- the LOC107387309 gene encoding pre-mRNA splicing regulator USH1G isoform X2 — MAATKGHMDCVRYLDSIAAKQITLNPKLVSKLKDKAFRAAERRIKDCEKLQRKHHENMERKFMKESSAFDNLDAISFSSYTSSSTLSRKFNTVTSNMPYSQATLHSTAKGKAKIQKKLEKKKHVDGTFKIYEDGRKSVRSLSGLQLGNDVMFVKQGTYANPRERTRLNIRDMFPGENDDAEPVSRAMSDPGLYEAAYSEISADSGRDSLFTRPGLGTMVFRRNYMTAGMFGIGRREEGSMVGSEPTGRAPNVRLRGQLPRHSPSFDEESIGSAYSLQERNLQELPWEETDVGLDEDMEPENSSLETFLASQGFSEFMSIFSREKIDLEALLLCSEKDLASIHIPLGPRKKLLDACKRRLDTLEDPETIEDTEL; from the exons ATGGCTGCCACCAAGGGACACATGGACTGTGTTCGCTATTTGGACTCTATCGCTGCCAAGCAGATCACCCTCAACCCGAAGCTGGTCAGCAAACTCAAAGACAAAGCGTTTCGGGCGGCTGAGCGCCGGATCAAAGACTGCGAGAAGCTCCAAAGGAAACACCATGAGAATATGGAGAGGAAGTTCATGAAAGAGTCGTCTGCTTTTGACAACCTGGATGCTATTAGCTTCTCCAGCTACACCAGCAGCAGTACACTGAGCCGCAAGTTTAACACCGTTACTTCCAACATGCCATACTCGCAG GCAACTCTGCATTCGACAGCCAAGGGCAAAGCCAAGATACAGAAGAAACTAGAGAAGAAGAAGCATGTCGATGGAACATTTAAGATCTACGAGGATGGACGGAAAAGTGTGCGCTCGCTGTCTGGACTGCAGCTGGGAAATGACGTAATGTTCGTCAAGCAAGGAACCTACGCCAACCCCAGGGAGCGAACCCGTCTCAACATCCGGGACATGTTTCCCGGTGAAAACGATGACGCTGAGCCCGTCTCTCGTGCCATGAGCGACCCTGGCCTCTACGAGGCTGCGTATTCCGAGATCAGTGCTGATTCTGGACGAGATTCCCTGTTCACCCGTCCTGGGCTTGGCACCATGGTGTTCAGGAGGAACTATATGACAGCAGGAATGTTTGGGATTGGAAGACGGGAGGAAGGAAGCATGGTAGGAAGTGAACCTACTGGCAGAGCGCCTAATGTTCGCCTGAGAGGTCAGCTGCCGCGACACTCCCCCAGCTTTGACGAGGAAAGCATTGGCAGTGCCTACAGCCTACAGGAAAGGAACCTGCAGGAGCTGCCCTGGGAGGAAACGGATGTTGGGCTGGACGAGGACATGGAGCCTGAGAACAGTTCTCTAGAGACCTTCTTAGCATCTCAAGGCTTCAGTGAGTTCATGTCCATCTTCAGCAGGGAGAAAATCGACCTGGAGGCTCTGCTGCTTTGTTCAGAAAAAGACCTCGCCAGTATTCACATCCCGTTAGGTCCCAGAAAAAAACTGCTGGACGCCTGCAAGAGACGTCTGGACACATTAGAGGACCCAGAGACAATAGAAGACACTGAACTCTGA
- the fads6 gene encoding fatty acid desaturase 6 — MQSSLEESQDDGGRRTRSSELMKKRTEQSKVERDTLMMELNGMVQKMINESSWWERRGVDCSILMAAFVSLPTAFLQLGSSQPLWFSLGVMLGVAHAVITVKGTHLASHRALSESQVWGKFWTTFFIEVCSSFSAEAGVHGHIKMHHAHTNVIGLGDSSIWKVSLLLRIIYLFIAPLALPVITPLVAFAHLKGRALVLVIRTVLMVGLGLYSQLWLHINVSGFRSMHSALFCMLACRAMFSVPYIHVNIFQELPGGFKAEKRTTAELLR, encoded by the exons ATGCAGAGTTCACTGGAGGAGAGTCAGGATGATGGAGGGAGGAGAACGAGGAGCAGTGAACTGATGAAAAAAAGAACAGAACAGAGCAAGGTGGAAAGGGACACACTGATGATGGAGCTAAACGGGATGGTGCAGAAGATGATAAATGAGAGCAGCTGGTGGGAAAGGAGGGGGGTAGACTGCAGCATCCTGATGGCAGCATTCGTCAGTCTGCCGACTG CCTTTCTGCAGCTGGGTTCCTCTCAGCCACTGTGGTTTTCTTTGGGTGTGATGTTGGGAGTAGCTCATGCTGTCATCACCGTCAAAGGGACACATCTGGCGAGCCACAGAGCGTTGAGCGAATCACAGGTCTGGGGGAAGTTTTGGACCACCTTCTTCATCGAG GTCTGCAGCTCATTCTCCGCTGAGGCTGGAGTCCACGGGCACATTAAGATGCATCACGCTCATACTAATGTGATTGGGCTGGGGGACTCCAGCATCTGGAAGGTTTCCTTGCTGCTTCGGATCATCTACCTGTTCATTGCTCCTCTGGCTCTTCCCGTCATCACACCACTCGTGGCCTTCG CTCATCTGAAAGGACGTGCGTTGGTTCTAGTGATCAGGACAGTTCTGATGGTTGGGCTGGGTCTGTATTCACAGCTCTGGCTGCACATCAACGTGTCTGGGTTCAGGTCCATGCACAGCGCCCTGTTCTGCATGCTTGCATGCAGAGCCATGTTCTCTGTTCCATACATCCATGTCAATATCTTCCAG